In Mycolicibacterium nivoides, the DNA window GCGCGCCCTCGTCGATCAGTTCCAGCAGCCGGAACAGCGCCGTCGGCGCGTTGCCGATCGCCACCACCGCGCCGCCGAGGCGGTCGGCCCACAGGTCGACGGCGGCCGCCGAGCGGGTGAATCCCAACTTCGCCGCCACCTCCGGGGCGCGGGGATCGGCCACCAGCGAGACGACCTCGTTGTCGGCGGGCAGCCGCGATCGGGTGATCCCGGCCGCGACCATCGATGAATCGCACAGCACCGGGGCGCCGGCGGCGAGCGCGGCATGCGCCCTGGTCACGACGTCGTCGGTGTAGGACACATGATCGGCGACATCCACCTGGCCACAGGTGTGGATCAGCCGGACGACCACCCGCGACACATCGTCGGGGAAGCGCGACAGGTTCGCCTCGGCGCGGATCGTCGCGAATGACTGCCGGTAGATCTCGGCGGCGTCACGGATGTAGTCGAGCACGCGCATACCCTACGGGGGCGCGATACGCAGCCGGTATCCGTCCTCGGTGGCGATCAGGACCTCGGCGGTGGGTGGGCTGCCGCAGGCCCGCTCGCAGCCCACGAAATGCCGGTGGATCTCTCGCCGGGGACCGGCGGAGTCGGCCTGGGCGGGCGCGTTGACCGCGTCGGCGGCATCGGCACGCACATCGGTGGCGGACTTGGCGCACCCGGGGCTGCCGGTGCAGGCGCTGACCCGCAGCCACGGCGAGTTCTCGTCGAACACCAGCCCCAGCGGTGCCAGCACGCGCAGGGACGCGTCCGCGACGCCCTCGGTGACGTCGCCCACCAGCACCGAACGCCACGGGGTGATCACCAGCGGAGCCTCGATCGCGGCGAGGAAGTGGGCGGTCCGGGCCTGCAGTACCCCCAGCGGCACGGCCGCTCCCAGCGCCACCCGTTTGTCGCGCTGCTCGATCCAGCCGACCGGCGGCGTCACCGTCGGTGGCCAGGTGGCGCCGGGCGGGGCGTCGGCGGTCAGGCCGTCCAACAGTGCCGAATGGTCATCGAGTTCGGTTATCCGCCAGGCTTTTCCGCGGATGTCGACGAAACGTCTGGCCACCGTGATCAGGGTGGCGACCGCTTCACCGGTGTCCAGGCGCACCCCGGTGTCGCGCCCGGCCAGCAGCAGCGCGCAGGTGCCGTCATCACGGGCATGCACACCGGCATCGGCGTCGATACCGGATACGTCGCCGCGCCCGTCGTCCAGGCTGAACCAGAACCTGCCGGGCAACCCGGCCAGGGCCGGGTCGGCCTGGATGGCGCGGTCGAGGTCGGTCACAAGGGGGCGGATATCGATGACGCCGCCGGAGCGTCCGGACAACGGCGAGGCCACGATGTTGCGGGCCCGCTCATGTGTCGGTGACGGCAGCAGGCCGGCGCCGGCCAGTGCCGCGGCGGCCGCGTCGGTGTCGCTCACCGCGCGGATCTGGATGTTGCCGCGGGAGGTCAGTTCCATTGCTGGAGAGCCGAACTGCTCGGCCACCTCGGCCAGTGCCGTCAATTGGGCCGCGGCGACCATCCCGCCGGGAAGCCGAATCCGCACCAGGGCACCGTCGGCGGCCTGGTGCACCGTCAGTGCACCTGGGCAGGCGTCCTGGTCGCGGGTCCGGGTCATGTCGCCCGCCATCTTACTTTCAGGGATTGTTGTGACATCGGTCACAGGTTCGGAAACCTGTTCGGTCGCTTACAGATCGGCGATTTTCGCGGCGTCGGAACGTACCGTTTATGAGGATTCCCGGGACCACCGGTACCGGGAAGTTGAAACACTTGACCAAGGCTCTGATGAAAGGAGCGATCCATGCTTGCATTTGGTGCATTCGCCGCATTCGTCCTGGTGCTCGTCGTGGCCGCAGGCTCGCCGTACCGGCAGTCGTGGCACGACCGCTTCGGCGAGACCCAGCCCTGACCGTTGCCGATCGCGCCGCACCGGCTGCCCCGACGAGGTAGCCGGTGCGGTACGAATGGGGGGTGTCCCACCCCTCTGAAGTGCCAGCGGTGACCCCTGCCACTGATGCCGCCGCTCCCACCGTCCTGTTGCTGTCGACCTCGGACACCGACCTGATCACTGCCCGCTCCAGCGGGGCCCGGTATCGCTGGGCCAACCCGTCGCGGCTGGTCACCGGTGAACTCGAGGAGCTTCTCGACGGCGCCGACATCGCGGTGATCCGCATTCTCGGCGGCTACCGGGCCTGGCAGGACGGCATCGACGCCGTGGTGGCCAGTGGCCTGCCGACGGTCGTGGTCAGCGGTGAGCAGGCACCCGACGCCGAATTGATGGGACATTCGACCGCCCCCCAGGGTGCGGCCCTGCAAACCCACATCTACCTCGCTCAGGGCGGTCTGGCGAACCTGGCGAACCTCCACTCGTTCCTGTCCGACACCCTGCTGATGACCGGCTTCGGCTTCGCGGCCCCGGTGACCACCCCGAGCTGGGGGGTCCTGGAGCGCGCCGGCGCCGCCGAGAATGAGGGTCCGACCGAGCCGGCACATGGACGGCCCGCCGTCGCCGTGCTCTACTACCGCGCCCAGCAGCTGGCAGGAAACACCGGCTACGTCGAGGCGCTGTGCGACGCCATCGAGCAGGCCGGCGGCCGCGCGTTGCCCGTGTTCTGCGCGTCTCTGCGTACTGCCGAACCCGAACTCCTCGAGCTGCTCGGCACCGCAGATGCGCTCGTGACCACGGTGCTCGCGGCCGGAGGCGCCACCCCGGCAGCGGTCGGCGCCGGAGGTAACGACGATTCGTGGAACGTCGCTCACCTTGCCGCGCTGGACATTCCGATCCTGCAGGGACTGTGCCTGACCAGTTCGAGATCGGACTGGTCCACCAATGACGACGGCATGTCGCCGCTGGACGTCGCCACCCAGGTCGCCGTTCCCGAGTTCGACGGCCGCATCATCACGGTGCCGTTCTCATTCAAGGAGATCGACTCCGAAGGGCTGATCTCGTATGTGGCCGATCCCGAGCGCTGCGCGCGGGTGGCCGGTCTGGCCGTCCGCCATGCCCGGTTGCGCGCCATTCCGGCTGCGGAAAAGCGTGTGGCCGTGGTGTTTTCGGCCTATCCCACCAAGCATGCCCGCATCGGCAATGCTGTCGGCCTGGACACCCCGGCCAGCGCGGTCGCACTGTTGCGCACCATGCGCGATGCCGGCTACGACATCGGTGAGGCCGCCGCGCCCGGTGATCTCGCCACCATCGTCGACTCAGGCGATGGGGACGCACTGATCCACTCTCTGATCGAACGCGGCGGGCAGGACCCGGACTGGCTCACCGACGAGTCGCTGGCCGCCAATCCGATTCGGGTCCCGGCCAAGGACTACCGGGCCTGGTTCGCCACCCTGCCCGCCGAACTGGCCGATGCCGTCGTCGAGCACTGGGGCCCGCCGCCGGGTGAGCTCTTCGTCGACCGCAGCCGCGATCCCGAGGGCGAGATCGTCATCGCGGCCATCCAGGCCGGCAATGTGGTGCTGATCGTTCAGCCACCCCGCGGCTTCGGGGAGAACCCGGTGGCGATCTACCACGACCCCGACCTGCCGCCCAGCCACCACTACCTGGCGGCCTACCGCTGGCTCGACTCTTCGTTCCCCGGTTCGTTCGGTGCCCACGCCGTGGTGCACCTGGGCAAGCACGGCAACCTGGAATGGCTGCCCGGCAAGACGCTCGGCATGAGCGCGTCATGTGGCACCGACGCCGCCCTCGGCGATCTGCCGCTCATCTATCCGTTCCTGGTCAACGATCCGGGGGAGGGCACCCAGGCCAAGCGCCGGGCGCACGCCACCCTGGTCGATCACCTCATCCCGCCGATGGCGCGCGCCGAAACCTACGGCGACATCGCCAAACTCGAGCAGCTGCTCGACGAGCACGCCAATGTCTCGGCGCTGGACCCCGGCAAGCTGCCTGCCATCCGGCAGCAGATCTGGACATTGATGCGCGCCGCCAAGATGGACCACGATCTGGGCCTGGAGGATCGCCCGGACGAGGATTCCTTCGACGACATGCTGCTGCACGTCGACGGCTGGCTGTGCGAGATCAAGGATGTCCAGATCCGCGACGGCCTGCATGTGTTGGGCCAGAAGCCGGCCGGCACAGGCGAACTCGACCTGGTGCTGGCTATCCTGCGGGCCCGGCAGCTGTTCGGCGGTGAGCAGACCGTGCCCGGGCTGCGTCAGGCGCTCGGCCTCACCGAGGACGGCAGTGACGACCGCGCGGCCGTCGACGCCGCCGAGGCCGGCGCCCGCGAGCTGGTGGCCGCGCTGCAGGAATCCGGTTGGGACGCATCTGCGGTGGAGAAGATCACCGACAACCCCGAGGTGGCTCGCATCCTGCGGTTCGCCGCCACCGAGGTGGTGCCCCGGCTGGCGGGCACCTCAGCCGAGATCGACCAGGTGCTGCGCGCCCTGGCCGGAGGCTTCATCGCCTCGGGACCGTCCGGATCACCGCTGCGCGGCCTGGTCAACGTGCTGCCCACCGGGCGCAACTTCTACTCGGTGGACCCCAAGGCGGTTCCGTCCCGGCTGGCCTGGGAAACCGGTGTGGCGATGGCCGATTCGCTGCTGGACCGCTACCGCACCGATTACGGCCGCTGGCCGCAGTCGGTGGGTCTGTCGGTGTGGGGCACCTCGGCCATGCGCACCGCCGGTGACGACATCGCCGAAGTGCTGGCCCTGCTGGGAGTGCGGCCGGTGTGGGATGACGCCTCGCGCCGGGTGGTGAACCTGGAACCGATCGACCTCGCCGAACTCGGCCGGCCGCGAATCGACGTCACGGTGCGCATCTCCGGGTTCTTCCGTGATGCCTTCCCGCACGTGGTCACCATGCTCGACGATGCGGTGGCATTGGTGGCCGGCCTCGATGAGTCGGCCGAGGACAACTATGTGCGAGCTCACTCCCAGGCCGACCTGGCCGAACAC includes these proteins:
- the cobN gene encoding cobaltochelatase subunit CobN yields the protein MTPATDAAAPTVLLLSTSDTDLITARSSGARYRWANPSRLVTGELEELLDGADIAVIRILGGYRAWQDGIDAVVASGLPTVVVSGEQAPDAELMGHSTAPQGAALQTHIYLAQGGLANLANLHSFLSDTLLMTGFGFAAPVTTPSWGVLERAGAAENEGPTEPAHGRPAVAVLYYRAQQLAGNTGYVEALCDAIEQAGGRALPVFCASLRTAEPELLELLGTADALVTTVLAAGGATPAAVGAGGNDDSWNVAHLAALDIPILQGLCLTSSRSDWSTNDDGMSPLDVATQVAVPEFDGRIITVPFSFKEIDSEGLISYVADPERCARVAGLAVRHARLRAIPAAEKRVAVVFSAYPTKHARIGNAVGLDTPASAVALLRTMRDAGYDIGEAAAPGDLATIVDSGDGDALIHSLIERGGQDPDWLTDESLAANPIRVPAKDYRAWFATLPAELADAVVEHWGPPPGELFVDRSRDPEGEIVIAAIQAGNVVLIVQPPRGFGENPVAIYHDPDLPPSHHYLAAYRWLDSSFPGSFGAHAVVHLGKHGNLEWLPGKTLGMSASCGTDAALGDLPLIYPFLVNDPGEGTQAKRRAHATLVDHLIPPMARAETYGDIAKLEQLLDEHANVSALDPGKLPAIRQQIWTLMRAAKMDHDLGLEDRPDEDSFDDMLLHVDGWLCEIKDVQIRDGLHVLGQKPAGTGELDLVLAILRARQLFGGEQTVPGLRQALGLTEDGSDDRAAVDAAEAGARELVAALQESGWDASAVEKITDNPEVARILRFAATEVVPRLAGTSAEIDQVLRALAGGFIASGPSGSPLRGLVNVLPTGRNFYSVDPKAVPSRLAWETGVAMADSLLDRYRTDYGRWPQSVGLSVWGTSAMRTAGDDIAEVLALLGVRPVWDDASRRVVNLEPIDLAELGRPRIDVTVRISGFFRDAFPHVVTMLDDAVALVAGLDESAEDNYVRAHSQADLAEHGDQRRATTRIFGSKPGTYGAGLLQLIDSRNWRDDADLAEVYTAWGGFAYGRGLDGAPAADDMNRAYRRIAVAAKNTDTREHDIADSDDYFQYHGGMVATVRALTGQAPAAYIGDNTRPDAVRTRTLSEETNRVFRARVVNPRWISAMRRHGYKGAFEMAATVDYLFGYDATAHVMADWMYERLSAEYVLDDENRKFMSESNPWALHGMAERLLEAAGRGMWAEPEQATLDGLRQVLLETEGELEG
- a CDS encoding precorrin-8X methylmutase produces the protein MLDYIRDAAEIYRQSFATIRAEANLSRFPDDVSRVVVRLIHTCGQVDVADHVSYTDDVVTRAHAALAAGAPVLCDSSMVAAGITRSRLPADNEVVSLVADPRAPEVAAKLGFTRSAAAVDLWADRLGGAVVAIGNAPTALFRLLELIDEGAPVPAAVLGGPVGFVGSAQSKQELIERPRGMSYLVVTGRRGGSAMAAAAVNSIASEHE
- the cobG gene encoding precorrin-3B synthase, with the protein product MTRTRDQDACPGALTVHQAADGALVRIRLPGGMVAAAQLTALAEVAEQFGSPAMELTSRGNIQIRAVSDTDAAAAALAGAGLLPSPTHERARNIVASPLSGRSGGVIDIRPLVTDLDRAIQADPALAGLPGRFWFSLDDGRGDVSGIDADAGVHARDDGTCALLLAGRDTGVRLDTGEAVATLITVARRFVDIRGKAWRITELDDHSALLDGLTADAPPGATWPPTVTPPVGWIEQRDKRVALGAAVPLGVLQARTAHFLAAIEAPLVITPWRSVLVGDVTEGVADASLRVLAPLGLVFDENSPWLRVSACTGSPGCAKSATDVRADAADAVNAPAQADSAGPRREIHRHFVGCERACGSPPTAEVLIATEDGYRLRIAPP